Proteins encoded in a region of the Stigmatella aurantiaca genome:
- a CDS encoding bpX6 domain-containing protein, with the protein MSRPAPVTPRQHVHRGTLVVAAFWFDPGLLGEREARARVLAHWTPGAGVFEVAGGWLVRLAHPRPQDCAAAPGLPLTWEADVLLSAPLSGPERKRLAPPAGSAVLIRAGRAELFRLEGAHKVDVAAWLEVSDWSLLPVKGLGAAPPPVPVLEPAAVPPRGAFGPRLPAPAPEAERMRARMQGGLGTGPAPLARRTEAPPSGWQRWRAWLQSRWRPPAPSPGGGPTALAPPSQAQKLLARLSTWILRNTPLGTLLGQRQAEYVRKLFDLFEQGDLQEALRYAIPLGAHMTETERVALGLPGPRESLTIRPRAAGAASVMGGGAQVYNALKARYRAAFLRLVREGQIDEAAFVLTELLGAHEEAVSFLEIHGRLRLAAELAEGRGLPPGLVVRQWLLAQEPHRAVAFARRSGAFADAVLRLEATHHSEARTLRRLWAEMLAETGDVLRAVTVIWPLEEEHPRARAWLEQGIALGGVGGARALARLVAFFPDTFEAAQGPVMALLEDGSRERAAERTAFATGLIREIPVDVATGFEGAVVRALLRDRAAGHTWLEAELLSPLLKKPSCVALRTDMPKVPTVYRPPWDEEAVAGVLSEFLPVAEAGPYPIHDAVALSGQRTLLALGEGGVRLIRADGTCVAHFDVPAFALVPSVHEDRLVALAPRGELQRLSRIELGSRRATHWCDARVDAFAPSHDGSRWFIAQGDTVLAVDVLEAGAFQALWRVSELDGPVVALTVDSEWLRFVTAAAPSGQYWSYALENGPTLRSRKAQRGGTDLPPLALNTGTGKVEPVKNCVFSAPWMLCTAQTGTQQEAFLYVREKDLRARIAFEGEEPVGARFSGGELLLFDRLGRLLRVDLARGTVRRVPLD; encoded by the coding sequence ATGAGCCGCCCAGCGCCCGTGACGCCCCGGCAACACGTGCACCGGGGGACCCTCGTGGTGGCGGCCTTCTGGTTCGACCCGGGGCTGCTCGGCGAGCGGGAGGCACGCGCGCGCGTGCTGGCCCACTGGACGCCGGGGGCGGGGGTCTTCGAGGTGGCGGGAGGCTGGCTGGTGCGGCTGGCGCATCCCCGGCCCCAGGACTGTGCCGCCGCGCCCGGGTTGCCCCTGACGTGGGAGGCGGACGTCCTCCTGTCCGCGCCGCTCTCGGGCCCGGAGCGGAAGCGGCTCGCGCCCCCCGCGGGCTCCGCCGTGTTGATCCGGGCGGGCCGCGCGGAGCTCTTCCGGCTGGAGGGTGCTCACAAGGTGGACGTGGCGGCGTGGCTGGAGGTGTCGGACTGGAGCCTTCTGCCCGTGAAGGGGCTGGGCGCCGCGCCGCCTCCGGTCCCGGTGCTCGAACCCGCCGCCGTCCCCCCGCGCGGCGCCTTCGGGCCGCGTCTTCCCGCGCCCGCGCCCGAGGCGGAGCGCATGCGGGCACGGATGCAGGGGGGCCTGGGCACCGGGCCCGCTCCGCTCGCCAGGAGGACCGAGGCGCCCCCCTCCGGGTGGCAGCGGTGGCGTGCCTGGCTCCAGAGCCGGTGGCGCCCGCCCGCTCCCTCGCCGGGGGGAGGCCCCACGGCGCTCGCTCCTCCTTCCCAGGCCCAGAAGCTCCTCGCGCGGCTCTCCACGTGGATCCTTCGCAACACGCCCCTGGGGACGCTGCTGGGCCAGCGCCAGGCGGAGTACGTGCGCAAGCTCTTCGACCTGTTCGAGCAGGGGGACCTACAGGAGGCGCTGCGCTACGCCATTCCCCTGGGCGCGCACATGACGGAGACGGAGCGCGTGGCGCTGGGGCTGCCCGGGCCCCGGGAGAGCCTCACCATCCGGCCGCGCGCGGCGGGAGCGGCCAGCGTCATGGGCGGGGGCGCCCAGGTCTACAACGCCCTCAAGGCGCGCTACCGGGCGGCCTTCCTGCGCCTGGTGAGGGAGGGGCAGATCGACGAGGCGGCCTTCGTGCTCACGGAGCTGCTGGGGGCGCACGAGGAGGCGGTGTCCTTCCTGGAGATACATGGCCGGCTGCGGCTGGCGGCGGAGCTCGCCGAGGGGCGGGGCCTGCCACCCGGATTGGTGGTGCGCCAGTGGCTGCTGGCCCAGGAGCCGCACCGCGCGGTGGCCTTCGCCCGGCGCAGCGGGGCCTTCGCGGACGCGGTGTTGCGGCTGGAGGCCACCCACCATTCCGAGGCGCGCACGCTGCGGCGGCTCTGGGCGGAGATGCTCGCGGAGACGGGGGATGTCCTGCGCGCGGTGACGGTGATCTGGCCCCTGGAGGAAGAGCACCCCCGAGCCCGCGCGTGGCTGGAGCAGGGCATCGCGTTGGGGGGCGTGGGCGGCGCCCGGGCGCTGGCGCGGCTGGTGGCGTTCTTCCCGGACACCTTCGAGGCGGCCCAGGGGCCGGTGATGGCGCTGCTGGAGGACGGCAGCCGGGAGCGGGCGGCCGAGCGGACCGCCTTCGCCACGGGGCTGATCCGGGAGATCCCGGTGGACGTGGCCACGGGCTTCGAGGGGGCCGTGGTGCGCGCGCTGTTGAGGGACAGGGCCGCGGGCCACACGTGGCTGGAGGCGGAGCTCCTCTCGCCCCTGCTGAAGAAGCCGTCCTGTGTCGCGCTGCGCACCGACATGCCCAAGGTGCCCACCGTGTACCGTCCCCCCTGGGACGAGGAGGCCGTCGCGGGCGTGCTCTCGGAGTTCCTGCCGGTGGCCGAGGCGGGCCCCTATCCCATCCACGACGCGGTGGCGCTGTCGGGCCAGCGCACGCTGCTGGCGCTGGGAGAGGGGGGCGTGCGGCTCATCCGCGCCGACGGCACCTGTGTGGCGCACTTCGATGTGCCGGCCTTCGCGCTGGTGCCCTCGGTGCACGAGGACCGCCTGGTGGCGCTCGCGCCCCGGGGAGAGCTCCAGCGGCTCTCCCGCATCGAGCTGGGCTCCCGCCGCGCGACGCACTGGTGCGATGCGCGGGTGGACGCCTTCGCGCCGAGCCATGATGGCAGCCGGTGGTTCATCGCCCAGGGGGACACCGTCCTCGCGGTGGACGTCCTGGAGGCAGGCGCCTTCCAGGCGCTCTGGCGGGTCTCCGAGCTCGACGGCCCCGTGGTGGCACTGACCGTGGACAGCGAGTGGCTGCGGTTCGTCACCGCGGCGGCCCCCTCGGGGCAGTACTGGAGCTACGCGTTGGAAAACGGCCCCACGCTGCGCTCCCGCAAGGCGCAGCGCGGTGGAACGGACCTGCCCCCCCTGGCCCTGAACACCGGGACGGGGAAGGTGGAGCCGGTGAAGAACTGCGTCTTCTCCGCGCCCTGGATGCTGTGCACTGCCCAGACGGGCACCCAGCAGGAGGCGTTCCTCTACGTCCGGGAAAAGGACCTCCGGGCCCGCATCGCCTTCGAGGGCGAGGAGCCCGTGGGGGCGCGCTTCTCGGGCGGCGAACTGCTGCTCTTCGACCGGCTGGGGCGGCTGCTCCGGGTGGACCTGGCCCGAGGCACCGTGCGGCGGGTGCCCCTGGACTAG
- a CDS encoding MATE family efflux transporter, producing the protein MNPSVKSRREELQALMRLAVPIAIAQGGQALMGLVDTLVVARAGTSALAAVGLAHNLFFAISSVGIGLMMGFDPLMAQAFGAKNPDRARALLWQGAWAVLAVGLVLWGLLLTLPSLLPLVGYQEEALEGTRSYLRWRAPALIPLLFFLMFRSYLQSAASVRPLIFATVVANVFNLGLGIVLVFGGSVLPEAFGPLRRIPSMGANGSALATLLSTVLEMGILFGAVRALGRPGVSHNWRPRWADLSQAARVGLPIGLHLAAEVGIFSLAGAMAFRISPESMGAHQIAISYASVSFTIAMGIGNAGSVRVGWAVGARNTPQARRSGFTAFVGGACFMLLSGLVFAVFPRQMAQLAGAPAEVIPLVVPLLMVSAVFQVFDGVQGVGAGVLRGTGATRFTFVANMVAHYGVGLPLSLWLGFGLGLGVLGIWWGLCAGLICVAFSLVWRFHRLSAGVLRPLEA; encoded by the coding sequence ATGAACCCGTCCGTGAAGTCCCGCCGTGAAGAACTCCAAGCGCTGATGCGGCTCGCCGTGCCCATCGCCATCGCCCAGGGCGGCCAGGCGCTCATGGGCCTGGTGGACACACTGGTGGTGGCGCGCGCGGGCACCTCGGCCCTGGCCGCCGTGGGGCTGGCGCACAACCTCTTCTTCGCCATCAGCAGCGTGGGCATCGGGCTGATGATGGGGTTTGATCCGCTGATGGCCCAGGCCTTCGGGGCGAAGAACCCGGACCGGGCCCGGGCCCTGCTATGGCAGGGCGCCTGGGCAGTGCTCGCCGTGGGGCTCGTGCTGTGGGGCCTCCTGCTGACCCTGCCCTCCCTGCTCCCCCTGGTGGGTTACCAGGAGGAGGCGCTGGAAGGCACGCGCTCCTACCTGCGCTGGCGCGCGCCAGCGCTCATCCCGCTGCTCTTCTTCCTCATGTTCCGCTCGTACCTGCAGTCCGCGGCGAGCGTGCGGCCCCTGATTTTCGCCACGGTGGTGGCGAACGTCTTCAACCTGGGGCTGGGCATCGTGCTCGTCTTTGGGGGCAGCGTGTTGCCCGAGGCCTTCGGGCCCCTGCGGCGCATCCCGTCCATGGGGGCCAATGGCTCGGCGCTGGCCACGCTGCTGAGCACCGTGCTGGAGATGGGCATCCTCTTTGGGGCGGTGCGCGCGCTGGGCAGGCCCGGCGTCTCACACAACTGGCGGCCGAGGTGGGCGGACCTCTCGCAGGCCGCGCGGGTGGGGCTGCCCATCGGGCTGCACCTGGCGGCGGAGGTGGGCATCTTCTCGCTGGCGGGCGCCATGGCCTTCCGGATCAGCCCGGAGAGCATGGGCGCGCATCAGATCGCCATCTCCTACGCGAGCGTCTCCTTCACCATCGCCATGGGCATTGGCAACGCGGGCAGCGTGCGCGTGGGCTGGGCGGTGGGGGCGCGCAACACGCCCCAGGCGCGGCGCAGCGGCTTCACCGCCTTCGTGGGCGGTGCGTGCTTCATGCTGCTGTCCGGGCTGGTGTTCGCCGTGTTCCCCCGGCAGATGGCGCAGCTTGCCGGGGCGCCCGCGGAGGTGATTCCGCTCGTGGTGCCGCTGCTCATGGTGAGCGCCGTCTTCCAGGTGTTCGACGGGGTGCAGGGCGTGGGCGCCGGCGTGCTCCGGGGCACGGGCGCCACGCGCTTCACCTTCGTGGCCAACATGGTGGCGCACTATGGGGTGGGGCTGCCGCTCTCCCTGTGGCTGGGCTTCGGGCTGGGGCTGGGCGTGCTGGGCATCTGGTGGGGGCTGTGCGCGGGGCTCATCTGCGTGGCGTTCTCGCTGGTGTGGCGCTTCCACCGGCTCAGCGCGGGCGTGCTGCGCCCCCTGGAGGCGTAA
- a CDS encoding esterase family protein: protein MNREYHRWYSELLGRDMELLLYGHSGEPVLLLPTSKGRFYQAEDFGLIGAIADRIQSGRYLVVCADSVDEESWFNTGIHPHDRVARHAAWESYLLNEVVPLVRSRSTGGRLTLAGCSFGGFHTYNVGLRYPNVFRRLLSMGGKFETEDFLDGYQDESVYFHSSMQWLNGLSDGAQRAALQKVEMILAVGEHDFCRPSNENLSTLLWRQDIGNHLAVWGGGTHDWPVWCQMIQQYLPG, encoded by the coding sequence ATGAATCGCGAATACCACCGCTGGTACAGCGAGCTTCTGGGCCGGGACATGGAGCTGCTGCTCTACGGGCACTCGGGAGAGCCCGTGCTGCTGCTGCCCACCAGCAAGGGCCGCTTCTACCAGGCCGAGGACTTCGGGTTGATTGGCGCCATCGCGGACCGCATCCAGTCGGGCCGCTACCTCGTGGTGTGCGCGGACTCGGTGGACGAGGAGAGCTGGTTCAACACCGGCATCCACCCGCATGACCGCGTGGCCCGCCACGCCGCGTGGGAGTCCTACCTGCTCAACGAGGTGGTGCCCCTGGTGCGCAGCCGCAGCACGGGCGGGCGGCTGACGCTGGCCGGGTGCAGCTTCGGCGGCTTCCACACCTATAATGTGGGGCTGCGCTACCCGAACGTGTTCCGGCGGCTGCTCTCCATGGGGGGCAAGTTCGAGACGGAGGACTTCCTCGACGGCTACCAGGACGAGAGCGTGTACTTCCATTCGAGCATGCAGTGGCTCAATGGGCTCTCGGATGGCGCCCAGCGCGCCGCGCTCCAGAAGGTGGAGATGATCCTCGCGGTGGGCGAGCACGACTTCTGCCGCCCCTCCAACGAGAACCTCTCCACCCTCCTGTGGCGCCAGGACATCGGCAACCACCTGGCCGTCTGGGGCGGCGGCACCCATGACTGGCCCGTCTGGTGCCAGATGATCCAGCAGTACCTGCCCGGGTAG
- a CDS encoding methyltransferase domain-containing protein, protein MTDTSGQHAKLWKSLQALAEGQTAARDALREALLDAPNPASALTELAVHAAGSPAARAALTAHHEDPKWSKWLPLHLQEFTAVFPDDARFHQPLAQALLDSGWAGTHLQALQASPEGSVPAARVLVAELNAIAEEAAAWLARLPALKARLGGSLHVLQVQALNRVEALLGSLQGRKVLEVGPQEGGLLLELLRLGADAFGIDLGPQIEHPRIITGDFLLTALPGPFELIVATAVFESSSCARGEPDSDARNNSPAVLRRFHELTAPGGLVVLENVMFPIPFSRAEAEAAGFEVALSRLPAINLRTGGRSCVLRRS, encoded by the coding sequence GAAGTCTCTCCAGGCGCTCGCCGAGGGGCAGACGGCGGCACGGGACGCGCTGCGGGAGGCCCTGCTCGACGCGCCCAACCCGGCCAGCGCGCTGACGGAGCTGGCGGTCCACGCGGCGGGCAGCCCCGCGGCCCGCGCCGCGCTCACCGCGCACCACGAGGACCCCAAGTGGTCGAAGTGGCTCCCGCTCCACCTTCAGGAGTTCACGGCCGTCTTCCCGGACGATGCCCGCTTTCACCAGCCGCTCGCGCAGGCCCTGCTCGACAGCGGCTGGGCAGGCACCCACCTCCAGGCCCTTCAGGCCTCCCCGGAGGGCAGCGTTCCGGCGGCCCGCGTGCTGGTGGCCGAGCTGAACGCCATCGCCGAGGAGGCGGCCGCATGGCTCGCGCGGCTGCCTGCCCTGAAGGCCCGGCTCGGCGGCTCCCTGCATGTTCTGCAGGTCCAGGCGCTCAACCGGGTGGAGGCTCTGCTGGGCTCCCTTCAAGGCCGCAAGGTGCTCGAAGTCGGACCTCAGGAGGGAGGCCTGCTCCTGGAGCTGCTCCGGCTGGGGGCGGATGCCTTCGGGATTGATCTCGGGCCCCAAATCGAACACCCCCGCATCATCACCGGCGACTTCCTGCTCACGGCGCTGCCGGGGCCCTTCGAGCTCATCGTGGCGACCGCGGTGTTCGAGTCGAGCTCGTGCGCCCGGGGAGAGCCGGACTCGGATGCGCGGAACAACTCGCCTGCTGTCCTGCGGCGCTTCCACGAGCTGACGGCCCCGGGGGGCCTCGTGGTGCTGGAGAACGTCATGTTCCCCATTCCGTTCTCGCGCGCGGAGGCCGAGGCCGCGGGCTTCGAGGTGGCCCTGTCGCGCCTGCCGGCAATCAACCTGCGCACCGGGGGAAGAAGCTGTGTCTTGAGACGCAGTTGA
- a CDS encoding AAA family ATPase, giving the protein MSPSPPPFELAAASLREALAGAGQGLVEREAMVELVALSAVAGEHLLVIGPPGTAKSEAVRRTARALGGSYFEYLLGRFTEPSEIFGPVDLRKLRDGQVETETAGMLPEAEVAFLDEVFLGSTAILNTLLGVLNERVFRRGHTRKPCPLRVCVGASNALPEEESLAAFSDRFLARIFVEPVPDPRLEELLAGGASLWRETEAHVASLEALDVLARVAQEADLAPVRPHLAQALRTLRSAGIGLSDRRAVKAQRLIAAAAALAGRRTPGPADLWPLFYVVPTKEGQELAREVLRELLASTENPALAAAALEASAGPLARAQRIAREGRLLLSAPPAEGTEGGRPAWRLKLEGIAREVDAGFAPEALPPELRALRDELRAVLEREAPAQA; this is encoded by the coding sequence ATGTCCCCTTCGCCTCCCCCCTTCGAGCTGGCCGCTGCTTCCCTTCGTGAGGCCCTCGCCGGCGCGGGGCAGGGACTGGTGGAGCGCGAGGCCATGGTGGAGCTGGTGGCCCTGTCGGCCGTGGCCGGCGAGCACCTGCTCGTCATCGGCCCCCCGGGCACCGCCAAGAGCGAGGCGGTGCGCCGCACCGCGCGCGCCCTGGGCGGCAGCTACTTCGAGTACCTGCTCGGCCGCTTCACCGAGCCGTCGGAAATCTTCGGGCCGGTGGACCTGCGCAAGCTGCGCGACGGGCAGGTGGAGACGGAGACGGCCGGCATGTTGCCGGAGGCGGAGGTGGCGTTCCTGGACGAGGTGTTCCTCGGCTCCACCGCCATCCTCAACACGCTGCTGGGGGTGCTCAACGAGCGGGTGTTCCGGCGGGGCCACACGCGCAAGCCCTGCCCCCTGCGGGTGTGCGTGGGCGCCTCCAACGCGCTGCCCGAGGAGGAGTCGCTGGCGGCCTTCTCGGACCGCTTCCTGGCGCGCATCTTCGTGGAGCCGGTGCCGGATCCCCGGCTGGAGGAGCTGCTGGCCGGGGGGGCCTCGCTGTGGCGGGAGACGGAGGCGCACGTCGCCTCGCTGGAGGCGCTGGATGTGCTGGCGCGGGTGGCCCAGGAGGCGGATCTCGCGCCGGTGCGCCCCCACCTGGCGCAGGCGCTGCGCACGCTGCGGAGCGCGGGCATTGGCCTGTCGGACCGGCGGGCCGTGAAGGCACAGCGGCTCATCGCGGCGGCGGCGGCGCTGGCGGGCCGGCGCACCCCGGGCCCGGCGGACCTCTGGCCGCTCTTCTACGTGGTGCCCACGAAGGAGGGCCAGGAGCTGGCGCGCGAGGTGCTGCGCGAGCTGCTCGCCTCGACGGAGAACCCGGCGCTCGCCGCGGCGGCGCTGGAGGCGAGCGCGGGACCGCTGGCCCGGGCACAGCGCATCGCCCGGGAGGGGCGCCTGCTGCTGTCGGCCCCTCCGGCGGAGGGCACCGAGGGCGGGCGGCCCGCGTGGCGGCTCAAGCTGGAGGGAATCGCCCGCGAGGTGGATGCGGGCTTTGCCCCCGAGGCCCTGCCCCCGGAGCTGCGGGCGCTGCGGGACGAGCTGCGCGCGGTGTTGGAGCGCGAGGCCCCGGCGCAGGCCTGA
- a CDS encoding TIGR02266 family protein: MGLLFSRDEVFVVDDCRVTRAMVCDHLSRLGCEPVPLESGAACMEALEKRVPALVLMDLRMEGMQGDEACRQVKAHPVARGVPVVMLTGASAPHEVMLCSRAGADDFLPKPVDIEALTAKVLAVRAAREHARQGPPAGFGVLLAEGSRSLGAFLGGALQHEGFHLLCTSHPKEALAQAAAHEARVDSLVVDVSRSFTSDDGLALAARLRDICPRKPLVLVSSVEEPAEVHARAQELSGGPLLERRHLTPGVLVSRVLERISPGLASVRAAERVPLFSVVEFSARSGSTLTGFSSDASPEGLFVRTLTPARAGTRLSLRVMLAGQRAPSQVEALVVWSNPLRRGSAFQSPAGMGLRLERVDTHMAMQLQRFVPRAHGFSLAAPRRPSTF, translated from the coding sequence ATGGGCTTGCTCTTCTCACGGGACGAGGTTTTCGTTGTCGATGACTGCCGGGTGACACGTGCGATGGTGTGCGACCACCTGTCCCGTCTGGGCTGCGAGCCGGTGCCGCTGGAGAGTGGGGCGGCCTGCATGGAGGCGCTGGAGAAGCGGGTGCCCGCGCTGGTGCTGATGGACCTGCGGATGGAGGGGATGCAGGGGGACGAGGCGTGCCGCCAGGTGAAGGCGCACCCGGTGGCCCGCGGCGTGCCCGTCGTCATGCTCACGGGGGCCAGCGCGCCGCACGAGGTGATGCTCTGCTCGCGCGCGGGCGCGGATGACTTCCTGCCCAAGCCCGTGGACATCGAGGCGCTGACGGCCAAGGTGCTGGCGGTGCGCGCGGCGCGCGAGCACGCCCGGCAGGGGCCCCCCGCGGGCTTCGGCGTGCTGCTGGCCGAGGGCAGCCGCTCGCTGGGCGCGTTCCTGGGCGGGGCGCTGCAGCACGAGGGCTTCCACCTGCTGTGCACGAGCCACCCGAAGGAGGCGCTCGCGCAGGCCGCAGCGCACGAGGCCCGGGTGGACAGCCTCGTCGTCGACGTGTCGCGCAGCTTCACCTCCGACGATGGGCTGGCGCTGGCGGCGCGGCTCCGGGACATCTGCCCGCGCAAGCCCTTGGTGCTGGTCTCCAGCGTGGAGGAGCCCGCGGAGGTGCACGCCCGCGCCCAGGAGCTGTCGGGCGGGCCGCTGCTGGAGCGGCGGCACCTGACGCCCGGGGTGCTGGTGTCCCGCGTGCTGGAGCGCATCTCCCCGGGGCTCGCCTCGGTGCGCGCCGCGGAGCGCGTGCCCCTGTTCTCCGTGGTGGAGTTCTCCGCGCGCAGCGGCTCCACGCTGACGGGCTTCAGCTCGGACGCGAGCCCCGAGGGGCTCTTCGTGCGCACCCTCACCCCGGCCCGGGCCGGCACGCGGCTGTCCCTGCGGGTGATGCTCGCGGGCCAGCGCGCCCCCTCCCAGGTGGAGGCCCTCGTCGTCTGGTCCAACCCCCTGCGGCGCGGCTCGGCGTTCCAGTCCCCCGCGGGCATGGGGCTGCGCCTGGAGCGCGTGGACACGCACATGGCGATGCAACTGCAGCGCTTCGTGCCCCGCGCTCACGGTTTTTCACTCGCGGCTCCCCGGCGGCCCTCAACTTTCTGA
- a CDS encoding beta-propeller domain-containing protein, translating to MTWRWGSVGLALVAVGCGGEGDWERPPNQPVRSEARLESFAGCEELESYIEGTAVLDMRTQLSWQGYWFGGGVGGGRGPDMGTGIPPMEPSPGAGAPEGGEDSAGGPGNHTGTNNQVAGVDEADFVKNDGTRIFVISGQKLYVHKSWPAASLQALSSLTLEGYPREMFLTDQNQVIVFSGIALPTEGQDSDAKPGSGAGAPMPGGREPAPGDASIGVPWFGVGATKVTVVDVSDPTAPHVADELYLPGTYTNARRSNGTMRVLLSDNFRWPEGVQWYPDGNISSEAQYKKALQALMKKNERIIRERSLEHWLPRASHKAPDGTKTELAYDCQRFYRSNAPAQLGFVTVATLNLEGAGTLALSNTHLLAPPGELYASEDSLYLANPHWWMWPEQGQKRYSYLHKFDLRQPGEARYVGSGVVEGSLLNQFSMDEHEGVLRVATTLSTLELNDSTPWGREKLSSRITTFREEAGLLKEVGRSVDLADDERIYSARFVGPKGYVVTFRQTDPLFTFDLSDPLHPHKVGELKVPGFSTYIHPMGDTHLLTIGQHVPEGPNDPSLPGLKLSLFDVSDMSAPTEAFTLRVASPSAWSDASYDHKAFNFFAEKGLLAIPIVEYSYVPSDYWSGFRSELRVFRVNAATGITPVGTLPMSDLYNVNPYNGWTWYWSPAVRRSVMADDYVYAIGDAGVRVAHVDTLQVPLATVLHERGTPSP from the coding sequence ATGACGTGGAGATGGGGAAGCGTGGGATTGGCCCTGGTGGCCGTGGGGTGTGGTGGCGAGGGGGACTGGGAGCGGCCGCCCAATCAGCCGGTGCGCAGCGAGGCGCGGCTGGAGAGCTTCGCCGGGTGCGAGGAGCTGGAGTCCTACATCGAGGGCACCGCCGTGCTCGACATGCGCACCCAGCTGAGCTGGCAGGGCTATTGGTTTGGCGGTGGCGTGGGCGGGGGCCGCGGCCCGGACATGGGCACTGGCATCCCTCCCATGGAGCCGAGCCCCGGCGCGGGCGCGCCCGAGGGGGGCGAGGACTCGGCGGGGGGCCCGGGGAATCACACCGGCACCAACAACCAGGTGGCGGGGGTGGACGAAGCGGACTTCGTGAAGAACGACGGGACGCGCATCTTCGTCATCTCCGGCCAGAAGCTGTACGTGCACAAGTCCTGGCCCGCCGCGTCCCTGCAAGCGCTGAGCAGCCTCACGCTGGAGGGCTACCCGCGGGAGATGTTCCTCACGGATCAGAACCAGGTCATCGTCTTCTCGGGCATCGCGCTGCCCACGGAGGGCCAGGACTCGGACGCCAAGCCGGGCTCGGGCGCGGGAGCCCCGATGCCGGGGGGCAGGGAGCCGGCGCCGGGCGATGCGAGCATCGGGGTGCCCTGGTTTGGCGTGGGGGCGACGAAGGTGACGGTGGTGGACGTGTCGGACCCCACCGCCCCCCACGTCGCGGATGAGTTGTACCTGCCGGGCACCTACACGAACGCGCGCCGCTCGAACGGCACGATGCGGGTGCTGCTCAGCGACAACTTCCGGTGGCCCGAGGGCGTGCAGTGGTACCCGGACGGGAACATCTCCTCCGAGGCGCAGTACAAGAAGGCGCTCCAGGCGCTGATGAAGAAGAACGAGCGCATCATCCGGGAGCGCTCGCTGGAGCATTGGCTGCCGCGTGCCTCGCACAAGGCCCCGGATGGCACGAAGACCGAGCTGGCGTATGACTGCCAGCGCTTCTACCGCAGCAACGCGCCCGCCCAGCTGGGCTTCGTCACCGTGGCCACGCTGAACCTGGAGGGCGCCGGCACGCTCGCGCTGAGCAACACCCACCTGCTGGCCCCGCCCGGAGAGCTCTACGCCTCCGAGGACTCGCTCTACCTGGCCAACCCCCACTGGTGGATGTGGCCTGAGCAAGGCCAGAAGCGCTACTCATACCTGCACAAGTTCGACCTTCGCCAGCCGGGCGAAGCCCGCTATGTGGGCAGCGGCGTGGTGGAGGGCTCGCTGCTCAACCAGTTCAGCATGGACGAGCACGAGGGGGTGCTCCGGGTGGCCACCACCCTGTCCACGCTGGAGCTCAATGACAGCACGCCCTGGGGCCGCGAGAAGCTCTCCAGCCGCATCACCACCTTCCGCGAGGAGGCGGGGCTGCTCAAGGAAGTGGGCCGCAGCGTGGATCTGGCCGACGACGAGCGGATCTACAGCGCGCGGTTCGTGGGCCCCAAGGGCTACGTTGTGACATTCCGGCAAACCGATCCGCTCTTCACCTTTGATTTGTCGGATCCCCTCCACCCGCACAAGGTGGGGGAGCTGAAGGTGCCGGGCTTCTCCACCTATATCCACCCGATGGGAGACACCCACCTGCTCACCATTGGACAGCACGTGCCGGAGGGGCCCAACGATCCGAGCCTCCCGGGGCTGAAGCTCTCCCTGTTCGACGTGTCGGACATGAGCGCGCCCACGGAAGCCTTCACCCTGCGCGTGGCCTCGCCCTCGGCATGGAGCGACGCGTCATACGACCACAAAGCATTCAACTTCTTCGCGGAGAAGGGACTGCTGGCCATTCCCATCGTGGAATACTCGTACGTTCCGTCTGATTATTGGTCTGGGTTCCGCAGCGAGCTGAGGGTGTTCCGGGTGAATGCCGCCACGGGCATCACTCCGGTGGGGACATTGCCCATGTCAGATTTGTATAACGTGAACCCATATAACGGCTGGACGTGGTACTGGAGTCCGGCCGTGCGTCGCAGCGTGATGGCGGATGACTATGTCTACGCCATTGGCGATGCGGGGGTGCGTGTGGCCCACGTGGATACCCTTCAGGTGCCACTGGCCACGGTTCTGCATGAGAGGGGAACGCCCTCTCCGTAG